DNA from Ptychodera flava strain L36383 chromosome 15, AS_Pfla_20210202, whole genome shotgun sequence:
AGGAGTATAATAAATGCATTTGCACTGGTTTGACACGGTTGTCAGTTGTTTGGctttttctctgtctgtctgactgcgTCATTAGATTAGACAGTCAGTGACTTGTGAAATTACATATCTGACAACTGACCCGGTGTGGTCATTccaaaattgttattcaaagttgtGTAGCCCTTCAGCTTCTTCTATTTTACTTCCAAAtaacaacataaacaacaacaaaaacaacgacACTAATGACTCTTCATTTGCTTAAACGTCGAAGTTGGTTCAAAGGCGATGTGAGCACTACAGCGCTAAACTTGGTCAGGGGAATACCGACCGATAGTGTGACGCTGCTTAACAAGAATAACAATGGGGAACTTCAATATAGGTACTGTGTCATCATTCAGCCAGGGCAGAAGAAAAACAAGCTCCCCTATTGTGCTGTCGTTTGATTGAAATGCGTTGAAGAACATTAGGGGGCGTTCAGTCACTATGACCGGGGGTGGaaggcaaattcttcctgtgcatctgtcaaaataagtgaacccacTTGTGCATTGCACCAAACAAATTGATGACCctcccttttaagatgacaacaAATTTTATGAGTCCCCTTCTCCATTGTTTGAGTAAGGCTTCACACACAAATACCTCTTGGGAGGGGAGTATGACAGAATAAAATCAATTCTAAGATTCTCAGATTTCTACAAATGAACCCCTAACGAAGTCACAATGCGTTCAATTCTCCCCTTCtgaccacaggcgacccaataagttctgagtttttcacactgttttctctatcattttctcttctttcttcatgctctgaatgatcggaataaataaaataaatggtttgtataacctaacctagcctctgtgactctttatttattttacactccattacaaggacgcatatctctcatacacacatgctgtaattaattagtcaacacagctaattatgctaatccgtggacttatcagaggttggtcaacatcggaaagatagtgatgttaatttagtaaccattcctatctttcgcgaggGGGGGGGGCcagcaaaatcttgtcgccgtgtttcaaaaaaatatagaccccccctgcattttttgtgaaaaaaagatgaccccccctttgtcagacgaaaaaaattgatgaccccccctcctgaaaaataaccaaaacccatatgtcaaatttacccgcatggtttggatttgaactccggtacgcggcgcactttattcgatgccagtgcacaaacttctcagccacatccattgaaacgtctgttaattaggacgactgtaaggcaatttttaattcatttccatagacaactcatgtccatggacattgtataaagtaaactttattggagtggttcgccaaaggcagccctccggttaagagggtcatgggccattacgtaaagtcaactttattctagtgggccaccaaaggtggcacgccggtaaagagggtcgatcatggctattgcataaagtagactttacttgACAGGGCCACTGAAgggcgcggccattaccattattcagtcgtgatcccaggggtccctcaaaaatgtttctaatacaagccgcggcttcaattgggaattttacggtaagattgccgtggggtattacataaagtcaatttattgtagtgggccgccgcaggcggcccgccggtaaagagggtcaatcatggccattgcatgaagtaaacctaattggagtgggccgccaaaggcgtctgcccgttagagggtcatgggtaatacatattttattgtagtgggccgccgaaggcggcccgccggtaaagagggtaaatcatggccattgcatgaagtaaacctaattgaagtgggccgccaaaggcgtctgcccgttaaaagggtcatgggtaatacataatgtatatttattgtagtgggccgccgaaggcggcccgccggtaaagagggtcaatcatggccattgcatgaagtaaacctaattgaagtgggccgccaaaggcgtctgcccgttaagagggtcatgggtaatacataatgtatatttattgtagtgggccgccgaaggcggcccgccggtaaagagggtcgatcatggccatggcataaagtgaactttattgttggtattatgtttttgaaaatgtggtgaccccctttcctaccagtgaaaagcgatgacccccccctttgcggattccaaaattatgatgccccccccctggattttgccgccccccccccggccgtaaaaacctGACGGTACCTAACAGCAAACGCTTCTGGGTTACGTGAATCAAAACGCAAATTAACTCTGaattctttgaactttgaatttAAACGGTAAGCATTCTAACTCCAGTTCCGAGGCTGCTCAAatgtttgcagatttttttgccTCTGTGTTCACTGAAAACAATGATCCTAATCTGCCCGAGCTTAATTATCCATGTTTTGGACAATTATCACATGTTAATATATGTCCGGACAGTATTAAGAAAGTCATCGCTTCTCTGACTTGAACAAAGCGAGTGGCCCGGACGGTATCTCCGCCTGCATCATTAAACACTGTACCGATGTTCTTGTtgttcccctccaaattttattccaaaaatcCATTTGTCTTGGTCATTTCCTTCTCAGTTTAAACAGGCCAATGTTGTCCCCGTGTTTAAATCTGGTGGTCAATCAGCAGTTGAAAATTACCGCCCAATCTCCTTGTTGCCTCTTTTTGCTAAGATCTTCGaggcagttattgttcctcatatCTATCAACATATTAAACCAAATATTTCCATCGACCAGCACGGATTTGTTAAAAACAGATCCACTACAACTAACTTAGTGGATTATACAGATTTCATCTCtgtttcactgaacaataaacaacaggTAGATTCAATTTACACGGACTTTAGCAAGGCTTTTGACAGTGTCTGTCACACACTTCTCCTGTACAAAGCCGCCAAATTCGGTATAAGTGGTAACCTGCATAGTTGGCTAGCTTCTTATCTTCATCTTAGACGACAGAGGGTAGTGTTTCGTAGTTGCTCGTCAAAATGGTACACTGCTTCGTCAGGTGTGCCCCAGGGTTCACTCTTGGGGCCACtactttttgttatgtttattaACGATATTTCACTGTTAGACATTTCTTCAAAGCTCAGCTTGTATGCCGACGATGCCAAGATCTATCGCACCATCACATCCCTCGCTGACTGTGTCATGTTACAGCAAGATCTTGACAAATTTGCACAATGGTGTAACAACTGGAAACTGTcacctaatatcagtaaatgtaaatttatcagttttacacttAAGAAAAGAATCATTTCCTCTCTTGATTACTCCATCAATGGTACCCCTCTTCAACGGGTCTCTGTTGTCAAGGATTTGGGCATTTACCTATTACTTCCAAccttaattattcttttcacatcaataacattgtttctagagccttcaaatctcttggttttattaagcgtctctgccagccattcaatgacatttcagcaattatttctctgtattttgtttatgtaagatctattctagagtatggctctgttgtgtggtcaccCACCAGCAGGGCCGGTCAGAAAAAATCGAGAGAgtacaaattaaatttgtgaaatacatttgtcgcaaactcaatgttcactgcagtaaatccagctacccattttattgcagaattctgaacattcctaagttacacaatagaagactaacccttgacatgtgctttttgtacaaaataattcattcacattatgatgctccagatattctaaatcaaatctgcttttatgcccccagtagaaatttacgcaggaaacccctttttaaaccagacttgtgttctgttaattgcagaaaattctcgacagtgcccagatgcatgtctgtttttaatgatatctcttttaaatgtaatatagatattttttctacgctgtgtagttttaaaactattttatccagtcattttaacagttctcctttttgattcgtgtatgtttttttttttcaatttaatgtatcgtgctacttttatggttgtcttgtacatttgtcttgtgattgtgtgacttttttgtttcgcagatctgttagtggTTTGCCcttgatctgtgtatcaaataaaaaaaacccaaacatttAGATCAACTTAGTCTTTTCGTACTACCATGAAAACAGTTGAAACACGATTCatttgctgcagaaatttgTAGCCATTAACGCtaagaggaaaaaaaaaaaaaaattgaagaaaagaaaTATAAAGTACCAGACATTGTGATAACAGATCggtctatcgatcgatctactTATCTATCAACCAATTTATcgaatcgatcgatcgattgatcattctatcgatcgatcaatcgattaATTGAGCTATTATTCTATCGAATTGATAGATCCATCGTTCTATCGATTGATCTAcccatcaatttatctatcAATAGAAGGATCGATCGACcaatatatctatctatcgatcgatctatcgaccATCTATCGTCGATCTATCGAccatctatcgatcgatctatcgatcgatctatcgacaatctatcgatcgatctatcgatcgataTATCGACCGATCTATCGACCGATCTATCGACCATCTATCGACCGATCTATCTgaccatctatctatctatctatcgaccatctatctatctatctatcgaccatctatctatctatctatcgaccatctatctatctatctatcgaccatctatctatctatctatcgaccatctatctatctatctatcgaccatctatctatctatctatctatcgaccatctatctatctatctatcgaccatctatctatctatctatcgaccatctatctatctatctatcgaccaatctatctatctatcgaccatctatctatctatcgacctatctatctatctatctatctatctatctatctctctatctatctatctctctctctctctatctctctctctctctctctctctctctctctctctctctctatctctctctctatctctctctcttctctctctctatctcttctctctctatctctctctctctctatctatctctctctctcctctatctctctctctatctctctctctctatctctctctctctctctctctctctatctctctctctcttctctctctctctctctctatctctctctccctcctcccctctctctccctccctccctcctctctctctccctccctctctctccctcctccctcctccccctctccctccctctcctccctccctccctcccccctccctccctcccccctccctccctctcctcccccctctccctccccctccccctccccctccctccctccctccctccctccccctccccctccccctccccctccctccctccctctcctccctcccctctccctccctccccctccctctccctccccctctctccccccccctccctcctctctccccctctccctccctcctccctctctcccctccctccctctccctctctccccctccctccctctcctcTCTCCCCTCCctcctctccctccctccctccctccctctccccctccctcccctccctccctccctctccctccctccctccctccctctccctccctccttccctctccctccctccctcctccctctccctccctctctccctccctccttccctctccctccctcctccctccctccctcctccctctccctccctctccctccctccctccctccacccctctccctccctccatcctctccccccctccctccctccctccatccccctccctccccccctcctctccctccctccctccctcctccctccctccatccctccctccctccctccctcccctccctccctccatccatccatccatcctccatcctccatccatccatccctccatccatccctccatccatccctccctccatccctccatccccccatccctccatccctccctccctccctccatccctccctccctccctccctccctccctccctccctccctctccatccatcatccatccatccatcatccatccatcatccacctacctacctacctatctattatctatctatctatctatctatatatctttgatctcagacactgcacgtATCAGATTTGGTTAAATAGCTCTCTGTGGCTTCTcgggagatttaattggatagcaagtcttaacacccatcaaagtttttgatttactgctttttcctctttgatattaatgattgacatccatttctgtacaaacagttcaggacatctggttaagcatagaaatttgaaatacattaacagctcattcaaatgtacgtattcaaactttaaattgACACCTAAAATTCCTATCTTgtaactgacatgtcaacaatttctttaaaacacaaaatgactgtttatatatatatatatatatatatatatatatatatatatatatatatatatatatatatatatatatatatatatatatataataatttatATACCAACTTTTGTTTTACCATTGTCGCcgtgggggtcaccctgttttcgaaatttggaatggcGGTTATCCTTtctcaaaatttggaatatggggtcagccactttttgacgtcagcaaaaaataatccacccccgggccgaagaaactgaccattcCCTAACCACCCGAAGAGAGGAattgctgccgagaaaagctaAGCAATTTAAGCGGAGCTCCTCCAATTGCCTATGAAACAGAGATTCATTGTTAGCTTCTGCCAATCGCGATGAGGCTTTCATGAGAATACTTTCCCAGTTTGTAGATCAACATACGACGAATACGACTTATTGTACATGAATGACATTATTGTTCTCAAACGGAAAATCCAATGTAACTGCGCACGCGTGTAGGTGACATCACAGGTTGTATAAAAATTGGGCTACCATATTCCATCAGACACTTTCTCATAGAATTTCACCCGACAAGGCCATTGGACACATTTGCATTACAGTGTATATTGCATCAAGGAATGCAACGAGATGTCGTGTATGTTGGCGGTGATCATCTTATTAGTAAACAGTGGCTACATAGCTACACAGACTGACAGCGGTAAGTTTTTTGCCTGTGTGGGTCACTGTTACAACATAACTATGAGTTTGTGTTATTCATAGTCAGTTTTACGCTCGCGtagaattttcacattttacaaatcatATCGCGTATGGGCTACTTATATATTTGTTCATTCTCTTATAAATGTATAACAGTATTATGGGTTTGGCAAAACAACTCAAGTCTCATGCATGGTTGGCTTTTATATATTGCTAACGCCAACCTTTTACTGAGCATTGACTTGAGTTGTTTAACTAAAccaaagttttacatttttcaaatccGGCTACTTTTTCTTCTGTGTCTACTGACTAAAGTTGGACTGATCCTCACAGTTTCTACAAACTACAGTAGTGGTacatatgattttaaattttctcaGACGTGACATTTTGCAAAAACCTACACGTGTTTCTATTCTATCGGAAGATTCCCTTTCAGTTTAAGTAGTCTCATATTTATTACACAAGGCTCTCAACGGACTCTCTTCAGGATCGGTCGTATACAATCTCCGCCACATTTCTGCATTTGAGGACAAAGTGACTTGCGGGAGACAGAGGCATTATCATAAACATTATTTGAATTTGAGACAGAATTTTCAGCAAAACAATTTATCGATGATGTTGATTTTGTTTCAGTAATTGCAATTAAAGACTGGATGGTAATCGAGCCACCAATCACTTTGAACATcaacatatgcatgtctaccttacctCGGTTGGCGCTGCTAAATGACTCAGAGGATTCCGACTCTCACAGCAACGAACTCACTGTGGAATCATGTGATTACATTACAGTAGTATATACGAGAGTTAATCGTTTTGGTAAGACGCCATTTGAAATAGGTAAGATTTTTTAAGTGTGGGGGTCACTGCTTCAACTTCATACTATATGTTTATGTTCTTCATAGTCACTTTAACGCTCTCTCAGAATGTTCACATTTTATAAATCATACTGTTTATAGGTTATTCATATATTTATTCGTCCTCGTATTAATAACAGTatatgtgattttattttcctcaGTTACACAGCATTGCAAGTCTACACGTAAGTTTCTAACGTAGGAAGACTCCATTTCAGTTTAAATAATCTCAACGAACTCTCTCCAGCCAGCAACTCGATCATATACAACTCCGCCAAAAAGTGACGTATGAGAGACATAGGTATTTGAATCAGCAGAACAGTTTACCAATGatgctgttttgttttcttgcatTTCCAGGCTTCACGGCACATGTATATCATACGTCGTTACGCTGGGACAGCAGTGACGATATGATATCGATGAAGGTTGccaatttttcaaatggtttagTTATGGGGCAGTACAAAGATTCCGACTCACAAATCAGCAGATTCTTCCAGGGTATGCCTGAAGTTActttctttgtacaaatcatatCGTCTGAAGGCTATTTCTATATTTGTTCGTCCTGGTATTATTGTATAACAGTATATATGAGTTTATACTTTCTTACACAcgacatttcagaaaaatctacACACAAGTTTCTATCCCAGGAACATTCTATTTCAGTAAAAATAGTCTCACATTATTTTACGAGACTTCACCGGATTGTCTTCAGCCAACAACGATTGGTTCTATACAATCTCCGCCACAAAGTGACGTATGAGAGACATAAGTACATTTGAATCAGAAGAATAGGAGAACAGTTTACCGatgatgttgtttttgttgtctgtAATTGCATTTTGTAGCTGGGTGACATCAGTGCAGGTAGAGGAAGATCTCGTCTCTTATACCAACGAACACCCAGTGAATAAAACACtgttttcccaaaatttcaaaaatgaaatactaCTTTCGTATGACTCTGCCATTGCCACTGTCACTGGAGCTTCTATGGCGACGCAGTTTGACTCCGGTAAGATTTTTGTGCGTGTGGGTCACTTTTACAACACAATATCCGTAAGTTTTATGTAATTTATAGTCACTTTTATGCTCGGACACTTAGAATCTTTTCATTGTACAAATCATATCGTCTATAgattatttacatattattcGTCCATGTATTAATGTCTATTTAGCGTACAGTATATATGTTTTGTATTATCTTACACACATTCAGAAAAGTCTACACTtcaatttctatcctataggaAGATTCCATTCAGTTTTATGTAATCTCATGTTTATTACGCAAGGCTATCAACGGACTCTCTTCAGCCAACAACGATTGGAAAAATAAGTATTTCAGCAGAACAGTTTATCGATgccattgtttttgtttctgtaattGCATTTGCAGGCTCACTCACGGCGGTAAAAAGCTGAAATTGATTACATACCAGCATTCGATGAGATGTCATGTATGCAGTATGCCCATGTCTCAAACAGGCATGACAAGATACGGCTCTAGATAACGCGGCAGACAAATAGCAAGatagactagcaacgcggcatgccttttgttccatggtcgtctcggttgACTacggccttttcatattaaaatgagctttacaggtattatattttttggagactttgttcgtGGTCGAAAATTggacgagattatgcgaaaagtacggcgagatggcatcgtgctgcgagtcgcgtagcaaccatacttactttgtgagctctcagggcaagaaacactgcttcacgcaaatcaaaacataacgctagcagtttcataaacacgtccttcaATGACCAACTTGTAAGAGACACACCTACTGCTGTAAgattgaccgtccaataactttccgtattttgtaatagtacgcggagtcccaaATACGGGAGAGCGCGACGCGcctttttgacctttgacctagtgaTTATTCTTGAtcgcggacatccgggaacttgcggatttttacgtcatttttgcgtcacactgccgtgagaacaaatattgaagtgtgggatttttcaacatttacacagtattcaaagtttcaacattatgtcaatgataaacactaagttctgtactttgtcacataatttctgcattgttcactgtcctgtacagtcaaatcccatttcacctcactcgcgtgcgtgaggtgaaagtgacgtcactccgcggtcaagaataggatgtaaacaaactattttacggtgagttatagacataataacaacttccactaaaatgtattcgtagtataaggtttaaaacacactaaacacaaaactgagtctaaatgcaactGATTTTTATcttaaaaaactaattaaattgaaaacattcagcgaagtttgcttgtactgcactgaaaattaattggcttcgtgccaacgcaagggGCAGtagatcgcgcgcgttccactcatatcgcgtgtgccgcatccctcaaaatttacccacagtccctctatccacatgATTTCATGATTTCACATGATATGATttcatgatttcacagaatattacacagaaaacatatttagatcatatttggagacactgactactagcattgcaagagaagggggaccacaaattttccggtgtgattccagggcagatcgtccatgtagccgacacgaacacgaagtgtctcttaccggctaccaaaactattaaaatagtaaagaatgagctacaaaatcaccgtcagttttaagttgcaggtagaataagtctgtgcctttgtaaaaaatactataaaaatagtagaaagtgaagaaccagctgaaagttagttgaggagaccttaaccgcatatcatttgcatctcattgtcggctacatggactgtgtgccgatTAAAAAAGgcagccgttgcttgtgctacgtacgtcaacacactcgcagcggtcaaccccagaaattatcgcacactatcatcatttacgatgggataaggatcacgataatttctgtcttcgtgtcgtagatagacgcagagaacacttaatagagccaaaaacagcgaaaattcgagaaaagcgtacacacaatcggggactgtgtggcatgcaggacaaacccaagctacgcattatcacgtgactggccctcgtatcgcggttcggctgtgcggtctaggtgattgacaccttttacaataggcgtttccagaccggtggatagagggactgtgttttacCATAGAATTGGTTTAAACGggcgattaatggagggaggtgtataataatagggtaataccacagtcgcttggtgggctatcagctctgggactattcgccccatagacgagtgtacagaagcgagaaaaaCACTCggggtgtttctcgcttctgtacactcgaatagtcccagagctgaatgatgggttatacacaaaatacgaccctgtatggactcggggtcagtgagtgacgtattggacttgccttcggctcgtccaatacgtctctcactgagccctcgtccatacagggccgtattttgtgaataatccTATATTATTACTGACCGTAAATCATTGAgcaaaaccagacagtatcgataaaagaccttcaaatttggttcaatcatactcattatatattcataaaaatgtgagaggaattttcaaaatggtaaaactcactttcctgaagctcaaaacactcccgttttcgccagcacgtcaattccgctcagcgccacaccaacaacaacatactttagcttaacaattggcgaaaatccggaaactacagAAGGGTGCATAAGCTTAGTcagcactcttcggaaaagaaagacgagagcaacctgaggcgaggcatACATGGAGGGCTTACGTAACCACGTCCGCCTTGAGGCGAATACCCGTTggtagtctgtctttctattggTCTGTGATAACACCGCAAGCATCCATTGGGTAAATACTTAACATTTGAAAATCGTATTTGTTTCTCACAATGACCATTTAAATGGGAAGTTCACCACGGATGATTTTtgcatatgtgctagctttgtggtcacttaccccggaaaagctatttctttcaccatttataactcgcatgatttttacaaaaaccgataaaaatagtacaggaagttgccatgTAGGATAATTTTAATCATGGGGAAAAAAGCTCAAGGCGTGGAGCTGGCATCATGTGATATGTAAGGGACCATCTCCAGACGGGTATGGCTGCCAACATTGTCCTCCAGCCACAGTAAACACAGtggtaaacagcaacacaaaatctgacagtggacaggtgattcatcgtttatgcaagaaTATTCAGTactaaacaaaagttatgtaggcctaaatacgcacagcctggtttgagcgTGGGTGAgaggacaatgccatacccgtCTGAAGATGGTCCCtttcatatcacattatgcaagcgccaagcttggcgctttttctcGTGACTCAAATTACATGAGCAACTTCCTGTaatatttctatcggtttttgtaaaaaatcgcgcgagttataaatggtgaaaatagttttccGGGGTAAgcgaccacaaagctagcacatatgcaAAAATcttccttggtgaacttcccctttaagcaTAGACAATAGAGGGAGttttcccctctactgtctatgatttaaaAGCAAGTTTACCTTTGTCGACcaaaaattttataaattacgGTCATCTGCATTACACAACGGGCGACCGCGTTCTCTTTCATCTAATGTGCGCAtttgatgtgaaaaatagttgacaagacccttctgctactatacaatagatgtttattcttCCTAACGTTTCGGACATACACGGACGACCTTCTATTGAACATCAATTGTATAGTAGCAGATGGGgcttgtcaactatttttcacacctcatgtatccattatctacaagtacccgctgaaaatttcacaaatgaaCTGTGGTTGGACTAACCCACTTGATATTCACCACTATCATCAGGACGCATTTGTTTGAAATTAACAGCGTTCGCTTCTTCGCCACGATATGTAATGGCATTGGTTATTGTTAAATTGGTTCATATCAGGAATTGCAATAACAGAATGGGGAATTGCAGGGTGCGAGACagctaaggctgcgttcacaaataacggttttcgggggaggggggagggctggaggaatcgcgattgaaatcgtattttttcagatccccctcgataccctaaaaaatttcaaatcccccctctatgtatcaatttttttcaaatcccctCAACTATCACAAGCCCGTATATCAGCCAAGGATGTGCgcacataaaaaataaacacgtaCGGCGCCGTTCCTctcgcaaatgttcaacacttcCTGTTACTAAcagtttgtaaagtcatattcctaagaCAAGTTcataaattgattcatttttaaacgcatcagtgaactttttggatttaacAGTCTAAGCCAACTCAgattaa
Protein-coding regions in this window:
- the LOC139151935 gene encoding uncharacterized protein isoform X1 — encoded protein: MSCMLAVIILLVNSGYIATQTDSVIAIKDWMVIEPPITLNINICMSTLPRLALLNDSEDSDSHSNELTVESCDYITVVYTRVNRFGKTPFEIGFTAHVYHTSLRWDSSDDMISMKVANFSNGLVMGQYKDSDSQISRFFQGWVTSVQVEEDLVSYTNEHPVNKTLFSQNFKNEILLSYDSAIATVTGASMATQFDSGSLTAVKS
- the LOC139151935 gene encoding uncharacterized protein isoform X2 — encoded protein: MSCMLAVIILLVNSGYIATQTDSGFTAHVYHTSLRWDSSDDMISMKVANFSNGLVMGQYKDSDSQISRFFQGWVTSVQVEEDLVSYTNEHPVNKTLFSQNFKNEILLSYDSAIATVTGASMATQFDSGSLTAVKS